A region from the Alnus glutinosa chromosome 5, dhAlnGlut1.1, whole genome shotgun sequence genome encodes:
- the LOC133868763 gene encoding uncharacterized protein LOC133868763, translating into MLTLSAFPSLITTRTKPTTSASTSKAQPITAMRAVVQRVASASVEVDGRIVSEIGPGLLVLVGVHESDSDSDADYICRKVLNMRLFPNENTGKGWDQNVMQRKYEVLLVSQFTLYGFLKGNKPDFHVAMPPQMAKPFYASLVERFRKSYDPGAIKDGVFGAMMKVNLVNDGPVTMQLDSHAPKNTNGTVEES; encoded by the exons atgCTCACTCTCTCTGCCTTCCCTTCCTTAATAACCACACGCACCAAGCCCACAACGTCGGCCAGTACCAGCAAGGCCCAGCCAATCACAGCAATGCGAGCCGTGGTTCAGCGAGTCGCCTCCGCAAGCGTCGag GTCGATGGGCGCATTGTATCGGAAATTGGACCGGGGCTGCTCGTCCTCGTCGGAGTCCACGAGTCCGACTCCGACTCCGATGCCGACTACAt TTGTCGTAAGGTCTTGAATATGAGGTTGTTCCCTAATGAAAATACCGGCAAAGGGTGGGACCAAAAT GTAATGCAGAGAAAGTATGAAGTTCTACTAG TGAGTCAGTTTACATTATATGGATTCTTGAAGGGTAACAAGCCGGACTTCCACGTGGCAATGCCGCCCCAGATGGCGAAGCCCTTCTATGCATCTCTAGTTGAGAGGTTCCGGAAGTCCTATGATCCGGGCGCTATCAAAG ATGGTGTATTTGGAGCAATGATGAAG GTCAATTTGGTTAATGATGGACCAGTCACGATGCAGCTGGACTCACATGCCCCAAA GAATACAAATGGTACAGTGGAGGAATCATAA
- the LOC133869556 gene encoding peroxidase 19: MPVLSSSSSSSSFVFFTCLLIIILLTTLHYPSNCLAKDTNATRRHSQASVDYYATSCPQLEQLIGSVTSQRFKEEPVSGPATIRLFFHDCFVEGCDASILISSKPGSKQLAEKDAEDNKDLRAEGFETVMKAKALVESKCSGVVSCADILAIAARDFVHLAGGPYYQVKKGRWDGKISMASRVASNIPRANSTVDELLKLFGSKGLTTEDLVVLSGAHTIGFAHCQNFVSRLYNYHGTKQSDPAIDPRLLKALTMSCPRYGGNADIVAPFDVTTPFSFDHAYYGNLEAKLGLLATDQALFLDPRTKPVVQALAKDKNKFFQAFAAAMEKMGSMGVKRGGKHGEKRKDCTMHVS; encoded by the exons ATGCCtgtcctttcttcttcttcttcttcttcttcctttgttttttttacttgTTTGCTGATCATCATCCTCTTGACTACCCTCCACTACCCCTCAAATTGTTTAGCCAAAGACACCAATGCCACTCGCCGCCACAGCCAAGCCTCCGTTGACTATTACGCCACATCATGCCCTCAGCTGGAGCAGCTCATTGGGTCTGTCACCAGCCAACGGTTCAAAGAAGAACCAGTCTCCGGTCCGGCCACCATTCGCCTTTTCTTCCATGACTGCTTTGTAGAA GGCTGTGATGCATCGATATTGATATCATCGAAGCCGGGAAGCAAACAGTTGGCGGAGAAGGATGCAGAGGATAACAAGGACCTAAGGGCGGAGGGGTTTGAGACGGTAATGAAGGCCAAGGCCTTGGTGGAGAGCAAGTGCTCTGGTGTTGTTTCTTGTGCTGACATTCTTGCAATTGCTGCCAGAGACTTTGTGCATTTG GCAGGGGGTCCTTACTACCAAGTGAAAAAAGGAAGGTGGGATGGAAAAATATCAATGGCATCAAGGGTAGCCTCAAATATCCCGCGCGCAAATTCCACCGTCGATGAGCTACTCAAACTCTTCGGCTCCAAAGGGCTTACAACGGAAGACTTAGTGGTCCTCTCGGGCGCACATACAATCGGCTTTGCACACTGCCAGAATTTTGTGAGCAGACTCTATAACTATCATGGCACCAAGCAATCTGACCCAGCCATCGATCCAAGGCTCCTCAAGGCACTAACAATGTCATGCCCACGTTATGGTGGCAATGCTGACATTGTTGCACCATTTGATGTCACCACCCCATTCTCGTTTGACCACGCTTACTATGGCAATTTGGAAGCTAAACTAGGCTTATTAGCGACGGATCaagctttgtttttggaccCACGGACCAAACCAGTTGTTCAAGCTTTGGCAAAGGATAAGAACAAGTTTTTCCAAGCTTTTGCAGCTGCCATGGAGAAAATGGGTTCAATGGGTGTGAAGAGGGGAGGAAAACAtggagagaaaaggaaagattGTACTATGCATGTCTCCTGA